Proteins from one Malaya genurostris strain Urasoe2022 chromosome 2, Malgen_1.1, whole genome shotgun sequence genomic window:
- the LOC131432837 gene encoding uncharacterized protein LOC131432837 yields the protein MAPISVEALPEEYCENKPSRDSEKLVEEIRDTIDKQSVEIKLLHVENSKLRTLNMLLQESLLQKGNEGSFTDIPGYPSTEWLLSVSQNSGDSDYLFIKELMLQLSPQGVGNATATGRPSNNPHGCKKEPINKDSNVQRINKLDPEKVKYMKDRVYERRRILQDPVGIAMTKAKMINKHIANVIANNPSLRNEPKPLGKPFE from the exons ATGGCTCCCATCTCCGTTGAAGCATTACCAGAAGAATATTGTGAGAATAAGCCAAGCAGAGATTCTGAAAAGTTGGTTGAGGAGATACGAGATACTATTGATAAACAGTCCGTTGAAATCAAATTACTTCATGTTGAAAACTCAAAGTTACGTACGTTAAACATGCTCCTACAGGAATCTCTATTACAAAAGGGAAATGAAGGATCCTTCACTGATATTCCAGGATATCCAAGCACTGAATGGCTGTTAAGTGTATCTCAAAATTCTGGCGACAGTGATTATTTGTTTATAAAAGAGCTTATGCTTCAATTGTCCCCGCAAGGAGTTGGAAATGCAACGGCTACTGGTAGGCCCTCTAACAACCCACACGGATGTAAAAAGGAACCGATAAATAAGGATTCCAACGTTCAGCGAATCAATAAGTTGGATCCGGAGAAAGTAAAATACATGAAGG ATCGCGTTTACGAAAGGCGACGTATTCTTCAAGATCCCGTTGGAATTGCAATGACGAAGGCGAAGATGATTAATAAACACATTGCAAATGTTATTGCGAACAATCCATCACTGCGCAATGAACCGAAGCCATTGGGTAAACCATTCGAATAA